A region of the Anolis carolinensis isolate JA03-04 chromosome 1, rAnoCar3.1.pri, whole genome shotgun sequence genome:
GAAGAGACACAAGAATAATCAGGAGGTTATCACAAACATGCTGCACTTAAACATCTAAAGAGTGCCCTGTGATCTAAATACCATTCAGTGTAGGCATGGAAAAGTTACAAACACCCACGATATTATGTGAACAACAAGATCACCATGCTAATCTTCTTTGGCAACATCTTGTTTGACAGGAATGTCCTGTGGCAAGACACTTTTAATTCAACCCCCTCAAAGCTATAACTTTAACTCTAGGAATGTTGCAATGTTTACTTTAGGaaatctttgttttttaaaaaagaaacccagAAGGTATCCTATACCGGCAGACTGAATGAAAACCTTTTGAGATAAGATAAACTGGTTGAAGAGAAATCTCATCCAGAAAGCCAGGCAACTGGACAAATTCCTAATATTAACTTGGAATTACTCACcttgtgaaataaataaaagcacattCTTGCTCCACACATTCATTATTTTCCCCATTTAACTTTTGTATTCCTTTTCTTGAGGTTGTTCAGCCCATTACTCTCTACACTGGCTGATAAAGGTTTCCCAGAGTGCCTTGGAAAAGTGTAGGGCCTCATGTACACAGACCACTTAGGCTGGTTCTGAACCATCTTGGTAGAAATTGGTGTCACTATGTGGATTATTATTTTGATATCTATGGAACAGGCTTAAGGTCAGGATGGTGATTACATTAGCCATGGAGTGTGGCCTCAAAATGGTTCCAGAATCTGCAGGGAATCTGGTGAGATGTGCAGATACTCCTTGGAGGCACACAAAGTGGAACAAAGAAGCAGAAAGCGAGAGTTACGAGTGGAGGTATTCAGTAACCCATCTGAGGCATTCAATTGGCCACATACTGCACAGCTAAGTCAGGGGAAAGTCACCCATCCTTGAAGTAATCATATTGTTGTGGCTGATaagagagataacaccaagagtgATCTTTGTTGAGGCCAAAAAGGACGGTTTTATTttcagctgagaccctggtgtggaatttcctccaaaagcaaaccagagtgaGGATAAAGGCATTGACTTTCCCTTTTATACATCTCCAAATACAGGCAGACAAAGCAACATGCTCTTACATGCATGTCGTCATCAGTACATCACTTCACATgtctacatacatgggcatatatatgcatgtcttagcattttcctatctaagcactctaaaagCAGCCTGCAGCCAGTTACAGATAACTAGGGTTCAACTATGGACATCAATCAGGGGCCTACTTGTGACCTGTCAGGGGAGAGAGGTCCACTCTCCTTCCATTAGCTCTACCAGGGACCATCTTGCACTGGAATGTATAGCAAAAGGCCCCCCTTCTCctccctgtcctgccagcttgtgcatccctaagaaTCTAACACACAGAGAGGCTGATCTTTCTACATTTAAGTGCTTTTAATGtgaataatacaatatatgtGAATATCTATATTTTCTATACTTCCTCATCAATATTAACCCATTCCCAATTCTGAAGTTAAACCatgctttagaccagtggttctcaacctgtgggtcaccaggtattttggcctacaactcccagaaatctcaaccagtttaccagctgttaggatttctgtgagttgaagtccaaactacttggggacccacagattgaaaaccattGCTTTAGACATTTGATGTCCAACAATTTGTATCCTGTAAAGTCAATTTCGCTGTGATGTGGTTTACATTGCAACCACTCTGCACACATTCAAGGACTATTTTGGAACTTTCATCAACCTAGCTTAAATTGGTTTAAACTGTTGGAtaggcaaccttctcaagcctcctctgttTAATGTTTTGTCTGTATATATGCTGTTTTATTACTGAAGTGTATGTGTGTTCtttggtatgcagtttttcctGACTCTTGAGGCAGAGGGAGGGGCTGCAGGCCATGTGGCCAGATCAGGGACTGTTTAGGACACAGTTTAAAAAGATGACAGTTGAGGAATGACCATTGAAGATGACTGTTGGAAGTTGACAACTATGAAAGAGAGTTGTACAAAGAAGTATAGTGTTCAAGAGACTGATAAAGACTGAAAGATAAAGACACAAactaaaatgttttaaagtttaaactaacaagaaatgtgcctgcatttttaaatgcatgaagTAGTGTGTAAAGCaaccatgttattttaaagatgaCTACTTGAATTTTTGTCTCCGGAGAGCATGAAATAGACACAAGATATTTATGATGTTTTGGACTCTAAACAACACCTCTGAAGatctgctaaataaataaatacatgtggaTACCATTTATTTTCTTAATAGATATAAAGatcatgtattgtcaaaggctttcatagccggaatcactggattgctgtgagtctttcaggctgtatggccatgttccagaagttttctctcatgatgtttagcccacatctgtgacaggcatcctcagaggttgtgaggtacctcacagcAACCTATAAAGATGATGGTTTCTCCAGttggtcataatccaatagtttATTATCCTAACGGGTCATAATCCTTCATTTGGTTATGTGACCAGTGATTAACCAATAGGCAATAGGTAATGGTCTCTAACAAGATCATGCCTATCCAATAGGTTATCCAATAAAGAGAGCTGCAGCAGACTTCAACAACATGTGTAAGACAACAGCTGCAGTTTGAAGTTAGCTTGAAACTGCCTGATATcaccagtgtagatgagccctagaagtcccagaatccccaagccaGCGTATTTGACAATTTCCAGACATGTACAAAGGACTGAATTTGGGGTCTCCATGTGAGTCACCCCTGGGAAAACATAGTTCTGTAATAGATttattttcatatcaggagcgactttagaaactgcaagtccattctggtgtgagagaattggctatctgcaaggatgttgcccaggggatgccctggtgcttttgatgtttttatgatccttgtgggaggcttctctcacatccccgcatagggagctggagctgacagagggaactcattcaCACtgtccccggattcaaaccgtcaacctGCAGATCAGCAACCctactttcaagtcatcagtcctgccggcacaagggtttaactcactgcgccatcaGTGGCTCCTTGTAATAGATCACAAACAGGAAGATGTCACAAAGTGCAAAATCTAAAACAGATTTCCTGGACTTGCTATCCTCCAGATGAGTTATGCTACAATCCCTATCATTTCTGGACAGCCTGTTGGATAAAATGAAAGTTGTAGTCTCAAAATGCCAAAGCAGCCAATTTGATAAAGCTGACCTGCAGTCTTTTGCAAGTGTTAAACAACACGTTCTCATTTTCTGTACTTTTCACTCACATGGCAGACATCAAACATTTCAACACATTACCTCTGAAAAGACTTCTTGCTTGCTGCAATCACACAGTAGTGGTGATATTCAATCTCCTGATAGCAGTTTTTGAGCAATTCGGCTTTTCAGGATTTTGCAGTCTCCATTTTTCAGAGGCTCAGCACCACCCATTTGTATGCATTTCAACATGTTGATGTTCTGTTCCACAACTAAAGCAACAATGAGCATCAAAAGTGGATTAGCAAAATTATATTTTGCATTACCCTCTTACTGGTACAGTGTCTAATGCTCCCAGCTTCCGGGCTACACCCTCAAATAGCTAGGGCAAACAGGAGTGTGTCACTGCAATGTCATAACCTCTTATTTATAGACAGAAAGTGTGTCAATCTGTGAAGGAACAAAGTATGATGGAAATAATCATGAATTCACTTGCCTTAGGAAGAAAGACAAAGTCTCACATATTTCTTGCCTTCCTGTATTTCTCCTGCACATTACCCCATATGTCTTGCTGAGCTTTTAGCAATGCAAGATTGAGTATGTCATAGTAAGGACAGTGTCTCACACATTCTCATAGAATcggagaattggaagagacctcaatagACCTCTAGTTGAATCCCCTGTTGTTCAAAAAAATCACTCACAAGAGATGCTGCTGAAAAACTAGAACATTTCTTAACAGGCAAgatgttctttttaatgtttaggtagaGCCTCTTTTCTTGTACTTTAGTCTATACTTCAGTCTTACCCTTAATCCATAGTTCAGTCTTTGGATAAACAGAATACAAGATTGCATCATCTTCCATTGTAAAGCCCTACATCTATTTACACATGACCAACTTATCACCTCTAGggcttttcttctccaagctgaacTTTGTGGCTTCTACAATGGACATGCCTATGTAAATAaagttggattatatggcacttaATGCTGGTGGCAAGAGGTCTCTGGCTGAGAACTTTGAACACTTCTccaaaaactgcaaatcccaagaatccATGGGGTAGAACCATGACAATTAACATGAAAGTTATAGTTGTCTACTGTGAACGGGATCAAGAGCATTCAGAATCTCCTTGAAACAGTAGGACTGTGCTTCTTGATCTCATTATCCTGCTCTAGTTCTCATAAATTTCAAAAGCAGGAGTAAACATTTATTTTCAATAAGGCACAAGCAAAGAGCTACATGTTTTTGTCAGGTCTAAAGATGTTGACCTGTCTCTTTTGTGCAAATATCAAATATTTTTACTAATATTAGACGGGGATACATACATTCCCTATTGCTTTGGAAGAGAACTGAGGCAGAGCCACACATTCTCAATTTCCCTCTTTAGACACACATTTTCTCAGTGCTACCCCTTACCTCACAAATCTGAGATACTAGATCATAACTTGTGAAATAATGACATATAATCATCCAGGCAAAGAGACTGGGACTGTAATTAAAGTGAACTAATATAAGCAATCTTtattataacaataaaataaaattcaaaagaaaTATACAAACAATTCATGGTTGTATGTCAATATAACAAAATGCATATATAGATGCTAGATAAGAGTCAGTTCAGCTAGATAACTATATTTCCCACCAACTGTGTGATGACTGCATCGAGCCCAATATGTTAGAGCAGAAAAAGCCACCCTTGAAAGAGGCTTAGTATAGAAACAGAAGGTTGGGGAAAGGGAAAATTGGTAATGGAAGATAAGAAGACCTGTATTACAAAGGTTGCATAGAGAAAGGAAAAACCCTTTTTGGAAAGAGGTgcaggaaggaagtaaagagaagagagggagaggaagctGACATAAAATCTTCAACACAGCAGTTTAACATGTTTCACTAATGTTTTCATTCAAAACAAACAGCATGCATATGTTAAACGAAACACCCAGGTCATGTAAgccttgcataaataaacaaagaTATTTTGAACCTTTTAGAGACCATTTAAAGACTTACTTCAAAAGGCATCCAagaattattttttctgtttagTATTTTTTGCATGATATCCAATTGGTGGGCAGACTTACCTTGTAAAATATCTAGGTCTCAATCAGCTAAATAAAACTATCGCTAGACAGAGAATGAGGATGAAAACAGAGTTGGGCAGGTATTTTCAAAAAGTTTTATAAAAAGGAACTTCTTTGTTAACTAATGTATGCCTGCACATCTTTTAAGGCCAGTGAGAAGTGACAGCTGAGTGAGGCAATGTGAAGAGGGGTGGAAGGCTATATGGGGATTTGAAAGGCTCCCTGTACTTCTCTTCTCAGTCAGCCTTTCAAATCAATGGGTTCTGTGTCCTTGTATTCAACCAATCACAACtcaatagtatttttaaaaattccaaaaaagtaGTTCTTGATTTTGCTATGCACCAAATAGTATGCTTATGTAGAGGCATACCCTGTTGTCATCTCCTGCTATTTCACAGATCCCCAGGCTTTCTTCAGCAGCATTTTGTAAAGATTACAGCTCggcatatccacagattctgtatctgtggattATCCATCCATGGCTGAGATATGcccaaaaaaatctcaaaagcaagccttgattttgccatttgatataatgAATGACATTTTAATACTCCATTGTATAGAATGGGACAAGTATCCACAAATTTTAGTATCCACAGCAAGAGCTGGAACAAGACACTTTATTGTCTTAATTGAATTGGTTCCTCTTTCCAGAGCAGTAGCAGCTTAGTCCAGAGAGAGAATACATTTATTTAGAAGAAATGCTCCCTCGAGTGGTGTGAATGATGTTTTGTCTTAAACCTTGCAGATATCTGGAAATATAGGACTATTGTGAAGCAGAAGAATTTGTGGTAGAAATTTCTCTAAGCAGCATATAATGTGAATGAAAAACAGAAGATCAGCCTCTCTATTTAGAATATAGATAGCAATGATAGTATACATACAGCAGCTTCTCTTGGCTAATCATAAACTTCACTGGTCTGCCTTGAATGGGCAGTATCTGAACTTGGCCTTGAACCATGAGTGTTTCTACAATTCTTGTATCTCACACAGCACAGGCCAGCCATTACTTTCACAAAGTAATTTCTAAATTTAACCCCAATAAATGCATATAGCACAGGGTTCATACAACAATGGAGAAAGGCAAAAGTTTCTGTTATGTATTTTGCATAGGCCATTTGCTTTTCACTCTGGCAGGTTTTATCCAATGTCTTCATCGTTGCAGCGGTCACAAGGAGAACCATGTTATAGGGAACTTGGCATATTAGGAAAACGATCACAATTGAGACTACTACACGAATGGCTTTGCTTCTTTTTGAATTGTGAGCCTGCACTAGCTTTTTGACAATGAAGGTATAACAAAAAACCATAAATAGCATGGGGATGAAAAACCCAAAGAAAAGCTGGATGTTGATTATCAACAATTTCAATGTAACATCAAATTCTGTGCTGGATTTATGTTCGCAAATGTCATTTGACACATTGGTTGATTGGTAGCTTCCACTAAATATGAAAGTAGGACAGGAGATTAAAATGGATGCTACCCACACAGTCAAACAGATCACTTTCCTGTAGGCTAGAGTCCTTGATCGG
Encoded here:
- the ccr6 gene encoding C-C chemokine receptor type 6, translating into MTGEETTILDYSYMDILTPCDKNEVRNFTKTLLPVAYSLICMFGLVGNIFVVMTFALYKKTESMTDLYLCNMAIVDILFVLTLPFWAVNYALNRWIFGDFMCKLIKGIYALNFVCGMLLLACISMDRYISIVQATRSFKFRSRTLAYRKVICLTVWVASILISCPTFIFSGSYQSTNVSNDICEHKSSTEFDVTLKLLIINIQLFFGFFIPMLFMVFCYTFIVKKLVQAHNSKRSKAIRVVVSIVIVFLICQVPYNMVLLVTAATMKTLDKTCQSEKQMAYAKYITETFAFLHCCMNPVLYAFIGVKFRNYFVKVMAGLCCVRYKNCRNTHGSRPSSDTAHSRQTSEVYD